The Lycium ferocissimum isolate CSIRO_LF1 chromosome 8, AGI_CSIRO_Lferr_CH_V1, whole genome shotgun sequence DNA segment atgctGGTACCTCAGACGAAATGGATACGTTATCTAGAGACACATCTATTCCCGTTTCTGAAGATACCGTAGTCGGAGAAGGTCTGAAAATTGGTCCAATTGTCAGGAATGTTTCCGAGAGTGCTTTTGTGCAAATCGCCAAGGATGCCCTTCATCCTTCATCTGAGGGAACTTCCATTGGGGAAGATTTAAGCATAGGGAATATTCCTGAGAGTACTCCTGTGCAAATTTCTCAAGATGCCTTTCTTCCCTCTTCTTCAACAGTTTCTTCTTCGCATGTTTGAATGTTTCGTTTGCCGTGTCTTTTTCTTGTAAGgctgaaatttttttattcatgTTTTGCCTTTGTTATAAACAATCTCTTGGAAGTTTTCTTTACTTAAGATCTTTCGCAGGTGATCAATCCGATTAAGATTTTAAATATCAAAATCCTTGTAAGTAGActtgtaattttaatttttgggaaGTTTGACTTATTGGGTGAAAAAGTCGTATGCCAAATTCCATTTTTATCAGCTAATGGAACTGGAAACTTCCGGTATTATGAATGTATTGCTAGTATGTATGATCGGAATCATGAATACTATCAAAAATATAATCGGAATCATGAATATAATTACTTGAAAATAATATGATCGGAATCATAACTAGAACCAACAGAACTCAATTGCAGAGAGTAATTATGATCGGAATCATGGATATACCATATAAACTTACAAAGATCATGTCATAATCGACTTTATTACACACATGGTTGTTAGTTTATGAATCGAACCCGGAGGTTTTAGCCTGTACATTTTCAGAGTGGCGGATGGATTCTATTATCAGTTAGTCCCCCATTGTTTTGTTTTGAAGTATGAAGGACTAAAGAATGTCGCCCGTAGCCAATTTCCCATACATTCAACTTactgcctcgttaaaaaccttccCGGTAAAACCCGAATGGGACAAAATTCGagtaagggaaaaagagtacagctTGTTGAATGCAACTAGATTTTTAGGAATGGAAGAGCTTCAAGTTGCTTGTGTTGCAGTTGTTGGAGACAATTTTCCCTTCCAAAGTCTCCAATTGAAATGTTCCTTTCCCTGCATCAGCTATAACTTTATAAGGCCCTTCCCAATTTGCTCCAATTTACCTTCATTCGGTATCTTGGTAGCTGGAGTTACCATTCGCACGACCAAGTCCCCATTTTTGATTTGTCGTAATTTGGTTTTATTGTTGTAATATCTTTCCACTTGCTGTTTCTGCGTTGTCAACTTGATTAAAGCCAATTCTCGGTGTTCTTCCAGCAGATCAAGTCCATCATTCATCGCCTCCATATTTTTTGCATCTTTTGCATGTGCATACCGTATGCTTGTCTCTATTACTTCGATTGGTACCAGCGCTTCTGCTCCATAGACTAATGAAAACGGGGTTTCTCCAGTGCTAGTTTTGTGTGTAACTCGGTAAGACCAAAGAGCTTCAGGAAGGACATCAGGCTAACTTCCTTTTGCATTGCCGAGTCGTCTTTTTAACACTCTAAGTAttgttttgtttgtggattCTGCTTGTCCATTGCCAGATGGGCGATATGATGAAGAcgtttgttatatcccgtattttgcacgttggaatattttaagttggttgcgacaagttatggacaagacttttaatttccggttttgttgattttgtgttaatgcacaagttgcatattcatcttttcattggcatggaatgttaagggtaaatttggaataagaaaaatttggggttaaaagtgaattatggaaagttaagcatttcatgaaaattaaaggctagaagttgaaataaaaatttcatgaaaaggccaaagtggccgtgtgttaaggtgggacccacatgtcgggattttataaaggacatatgaagagatatatgggtggtacatgtgaagttgagcaagtcctaagaaggacccataagctaaaaatgagtgtaagccctccaaaagggcgatttaagaaaacgtcttcgggtgatctgacttcgaggggctaaaacggtattatgagtttggaatttgggaaaactcccagaatgaaagttgtagataatttacGACCATAGGTTGTAAGTTCACaggcgacatcgggataaggagatatgaacgttttaaggcagaaaggtcagtgggccaggcccaacccgagcccaaccgggtcaggcccattacccacacctttttaaatgaaatatcagccttttctcctcatttttcataccaaaacacccagaaaattctggaaagagagagagaagagccttggagagaagaaaaactaattttgaccaaaatccgcgccccgaattccgaagcccatgaagagaaaagtgtcgtacgtcgcgttgccttcaatttgagctaaaaatcaaccaaggagaagagggtggacgtggtggatGCACACTTAaggtaatattaaggttccttttcattgttaacaagtttattcggagttttaacggattagaacggagggaatagtgtgtagaaatggatgaaattcatgaaactttgtatgttgatgttgagcgtgagtatgggctgttttgtgacaaggaatgaactaaattttatttagtatttttggttgttgtgttgtggattctatgatgtaaataaaggtttaatgaattaagttgaagataaaattaTGTGTGaaatgttttggaagctaatgtgaattaaatatagtttcttgtatttatgaagataatgttgctaaagtgtggattgttggagtagttgatgaatttgaaagaaagaaatgtgttgttgttgttcctattggaattgggaagtttcgggtgaggtagtatatggttgggttgttttgaatattttgcggatcgtttgaagcgttcttgaattttgtttgaatggttttggattagtacttaaatgtgagatcattgggattggcttgattgtatgtagttgaattgaatgtaaatggaatgtcgtcgaattatgtggatgaaggttgccaatgttagaatgtgttttgaattcattgttgatgttgttggaatggttgttggtattgttgttgataatattggccgagttgaattctcggggttattgaacttataggggaaatctttgcccaaatttactgTAAATAACAGTGATGGCTTAGGATTGAATCCTTAAGTACTtgaagctaatgtttggtgtttaatgacgttattgtagcccttggagagcccgagacttaagtttggattagcttaggaagcggacgaggtatgtaaagcttatccttcttttcttttggcatgtcctagacgcaagtaagttatgagatgatatgagctttgggggtaattctattcgtaaaatccgagcatggttACGATTCCTATTCATCTCATGATATTGgtatccttatatggtcaagctatggtctatatgtctttgatatgattggatttaaaatgttgtataaatggttttgttcctaaaggatcctatgtctaaaaatgtccgtaactttcatagacagaatcggattgctttgatatgctcgtaaatgacttcataacgtataatgactttaactttcataggcgggcccggattgggttgacgcacatccgtgggtcccgcgactttcctttgtatagttctgacgacctttgaaagaacttaaggTGGCTACtgattccgacccccgagtatggttacttatttatccgttaaGTTTGAAATGAGGGTTTTATGCATACGATTTTGACGCGTATCTATGGTTCctaaaagttctatttgatctgttcccgagtgacgttcggaggaaacctgatttgactattgttttggcttttaaatgatggttcgttttggtcaacctattgagtctttgaaaatgttttaaactatatttggttactcacgactctgctcgtgcgttctgttgttacatctttcgccgagtccagagccggttatgttatcgtgcgcactttgctttattccggagtatgatgtgtccggttctcCGAGCCCttttttggccgggaaccgtgtatatattagggtgtgacaacgtTATTCGTATGATTCCaagattttgaaggaaatttGTTATCTCCGCCCCAATAAATTGCTTCCCATTGTCACAGTTGATCTCCTTTGGAATTTCAAATCGGCATATGATGTCTTTCCAGATGAAATTAATAACCTGCTCCTGTCCAACTTTTGGGTATGCTCCTGCTTCCACCcacttagaaaaatagtcaATTGCAACAAGTAagaattttattttacttgAATTTTACTTTACCTTTAGCTTCAGGAAATGGTCCCATGATGTCGAgtccccatttcatgaatgtCCATGAGGTAATGACTGAATGCAATGGCTCCTCAGGTTGGTGTATTGCAGATGCATATGCTTGGCATTCTTTGCATCGTCGCACAAAACTTTGCGAATCTTTGCCTATGGTGTTCCAATAATAACCTGCACGTAACAAAGATCGGGCTAATGATCTCCCCCCGGAGTGATTTCCACAATATCCACTATGCACTTGTTGCATAGCGGGTTCTGTCTCTGCTAGGCCTAAACGCTTGGCGAGTGGTCCTCCAAAGGTTCTCCGATATAGTTCTCCATAAACTAGGCAATATCTAGAAGCTTTTACCCGTAATTTTCGCGCTTCTTTCTTATCTGAGGGTAAAGTCCCTTGTTGCAAATAATCAAGTATCTTATTTCTCCAATCATGTGTTGATCTTGTTGCTCGTATTTCAATTTCGCTACTAATTGGATGTAATAAATGGATCACACTCCTGCTCCCCGGCTCTGCGAGATCAGCAGCTGATGCTAGCTTTGCTAAGCCACAGGCCTCGGTGTTGCTTTCCCGTGGAACCTGCTCTAACCCCTATTTTTTGAATCTTGCCAATAGGTCTGAGATTTGTGTTTGATACTTCTACATTCGTGGTTCTTTTATGCTGAAAGTTCCATTTACCTGGTTAACCACCAATTGCGAATCACAGTGTACTTTGATGCTTTCTGCTCTATACTCTAAAGCAAGCTTTAAACCTGCAACAACAGCCACATACTCAGCCTCATTGTTAGTAATTTTTGGGCATTTTATGGATTGGCCGACAATTTCACCACTGGGTACTTTTAGTACTAAACCTAATCCCGATACACTTTCATTAGATGCTCCATCCGTATATAGGGTCCATATCCCGGGGGATGACCCCGAATTAGTGACGGTTTCTTTCTCTGCTTTCAAATACAATTTTGAACTAAAATCTGCCACAAAATCAGCAAGAATTTGCGATTTTATAGCATTTCTAGGCTGATAAGAAATATCGAATTCACTAAGATCAATTGCCCATTTAGCTAACCTGCCTGACAATTCCGGTCTATGAAGAATACTCCGTAGAGGGAATGTTGTTACCACGACAATGGGATGACTTTGAAAATACTGTCTTAATTTTCTAGCAGCCTGTATTAAAGCTAGTgccaatttttctaaatgtgGATATCTAGTTTCGGCATCTAAAAGCGTTTTACTAACATAACAAATTGGGGATTGTTTACCTTCATCTTCCCGTACATTCGAACCGCACTTACTGACACCTCTGAAATGGCAAGGTATAGAAACAGCTTCTCCTAGGGGTTTGGTTTTGACAGCAGTGGTGGACTTGAAAGGTATTTCTTGAGCTCTTGCAATGCTTGTTTACATTCCAACGTCCACTTAAAGTCTTGTTGTTTCTTCAACGCAGTGAAGAATTTGTGACACCTCTCTGATGACCTTGAAATAAATCGAGATAGCGCTGCTACTCGCCCAGTCAAACTTTGCACCTCCTTTATGCTGTTAAGATTATCTGGAATGTTTTCTATAGCATTTATCTGGTTTGGATTTATCTCTATTCCTCACTTTGAAACCATGAATCCCAAGAACTTTCCGGATGATACACCAAATGCACATTTTTCtgggttcagcttcatgttaAATTGCCTTAGTATTGCAAAGGCTTCTTTTAAATGAATCAGGTGATCTTCAGCTCTTTCCGATTTTACCACCATATCGTCAATATATACTTCCATTGTTTTTCCCAACTGATCTTTGAACATCGTGTTTACCAACCGTTGATATGTTGCACCAGCGTTCTTGAGTCCAGACGGCATTACGTTATAACAGTGCAAACCCCTCggtgttataaatgttgtttttgtttgatCTGCAGGATTCATCTTGGTTTTATTGTAGCCTGAATATGCATTAAGAAAACTTAACAATTCATGGCCGGCTGTGGCGTCTATCATTTGATCTATATGAGGAAGTGGGAATGGATCTTTTGGACATGCTTTATTTAGATCTGTGAAATCTACACACATCTACATCTTTCCATTCTTCTTTGGCACTACTACCAGATTCGATACCCATTCCGTATGTTCCACCGGCCTTATGGACCCGGATTTCAACAACCTTTGTACTTCTTATGAACTTACTTCTATCATCGGGGAACCTTCTTCGGGGTTGTTTTACAGGTCTGTGATAAGGATCGATGTGTAATTTGTGGGTCACTATCTCTGGCGCCGGTTGGCGCAGTTTACACCCGATGAATGTGCGCTTTTCTGGAGATGCCTCGTCAAATGGCATTGGGTTAAGATCTTCAACTGTAGCCGTTGATTGTTCTTCTATTGAAAGGTCTTGTATAGCGTCCTTTTCTGCGTCCTTGGTGCTTGATCCTGTTTGCTGCAGTATTTGGTAGACCTGTTTATCTTTCTTACATTCGTTTTTTGGTTTGAAATGTTCCACCTTCGGCACGCCTTTCTTTATTGCCACTGCGTAACAGTCTCTGGAAATTCTTTGCGCTCTTCGAACTTCACCTACTCCCCATGGTGTTGGGAATTTGACCACTTGGTGATATGTAGATGCCACTGCTTTCATGGCATGGATCCAGGGACGTCCAACTATCATGTTGTAAGCCATCGCAAAGGACATAATTGAAAAAGCCGTTTCCAATTCTACTCCGCCCGCTACTACTGGTAAAATGATTTCACCCAGAGTTCTTTCTGTTGAATTATTAAACCCAGTGAGCATGACGGATATGTGGATTATTTTGCTCGTCAATTTCATCTCTTCTATGATCCTGATGTTTATGATGTTGGCTGCACTTCCCTGATCAACAAAAACACGTTTAATATCAGTATctaaaatacataaagtaattACTAATCCATCATTATGCGGGAATTGCATATTATCGGCGTCGGCTTCGTCGAAGGTGATACAATCTTGGACAAGAGCCAGTCTATCTCTTTTTTCACTTCGAGTTGTTATCCTTTTAAACTTCACGCCTGAAGTATAAGTAACTTTGTTGATGTCCAGCCCTCCTGTAATATTGGTGTCTGCTCCACCTGTAATGAAATTTACCACCCGTTTTGGCTCGGGAAGTGGTGGCAGCACTCTTTGTTCCCTATTTCTATAATATGCTTGTTTGCCTTTCTCCAAAAGTAACTCCGTCAAATGTCCTTGTTCCAAGAGATCAGCGACTGCCAATCGCAATGCATGACAATCTTCAGTCTTATGACCATGTCCTTTGTGAAATTCACATAAATGTTCTGGATTTCTTTTGCTTGGATCTGATTTCATCTTTCCGGTCCATTTGACCCTATTCCCCAATTTATCCAATGCCGCAACAACTTCTGACGTCGAtacacaaaaattaaaatccatGAGTTTTAGAGCTCCGGTGTTGTAATTTCCTCGGGAAGACCCTGTTGCTGGTGGTGATCTATGTCTTTATTGATTATTCCTTCGTGTCCTTTCATGACTTCCGCGTGGATAATATGGTTCATAGCGTTCCCTTCTATGCGTCCTATCTCCACCGTTTCTTCTGAAATTGCTTCTACTTGTCGTATCCCTGGTTGATGGCGGTGACTTCCTCATGATTGGATTAATGATATCCTGTTCTATCCGAATTTTTGAACAATATTGATAATATATATCATCCCAGGTCTTTGTCGGGTATTCAATTAAATGTTTGGCGAGATCCTTGGTTGCCGACGTTCAATTGGGATGTAATGCATGTCGGAACGCAATCCCAGCCCATTTGTCTTTAGTTTGTGGCAAGGCATTGCGGTGTTTCTGGAACCGGTGAATGAATTCTTGTAGGGTTTCATCCCTCCTTTGCTTGATGTTAAATATATCTTCCATTCTTTTCTCTGCTTTCCTTGCCCCAAAGATGTGCCTTTTTGAATTTATCCACCAAATCCACAAAGGATTCAAGTGAATTTGGGGCAATTTTGCATACCAATCCAACACTCCTCCTGTTAGTACTTGCCTAAATCGTTTAATCATAATGGAACGAGTCATCTTAGGTCTAAGATCACAGGCCTGAATAGCGGATATATAGGTAGTGATATGATCTTGGGGGTCAGTAGTTCCatcatatttctttattttggtaatttgaaactttctggaaCATGCTCCAAATCTGCAGAATCTTTCCCCGGATGATATATGTAATCACTATCATCCTCTTCTTTGATTGCAGGAGGTGCCCCAGGTATTCTACTGATTCTTTCCTCATGTTCTTTGAACTTTTTCATATGTTCCTCGAACTGCTGTAATATCGGAACAAGTATGATTGGATTGATATCGGCATCAGCATCGgcatgccctgtagcctctaaTGTCACGCCGAGATCGTCGGCATTGGTCGGCTCCCGGTTTGAGTTTCTCTGTTCTGGAGGTACTGATAGACTAGAACCAGCGACTTCGTTCATTGTAGGCGGTTGCGTGGAATTTTGTCGTATTTCCGCCATCATTTGTTTCATTACCTCCGTCATCTCTCCTTTCAGAAACTCCCGTAAATCTCCTACTGGGATTGAAGCTTGGTTTGGATCCTCCATTGATGTATTTCCCGTTGTCCCATTAGTTGGGTCAACCAGTACTTCTTCATTGGTATTTCTATTTCAGTCAATGGGTGGTGTAGAACTAACTCCTATCATATTTGAGTAAAAAGGCAGAAGGAAATACCAAAGTAATAATGCTTGTGTAAACTGAGATAATATAGAGATCAAACTAGAAAGCCAACTGTAGAATTCCCACAGATGGCGCCAAACTGTTTGAGTCAAAATTTGTGTTTTACTCAAATAGTTGAATTTGTGCTGAGGTTAACCACAGTTGGTagtaatttgatatgaataaaagaattaaagtaAATAAGTTTTTGATTattgataaagaatagataaataaaaaggaaagagtaaaCTTATTCCAATATTGATGAACAACAATAGCGTAATCCTTAATCTTCAAGAATGAAAGAAAACTTGATCTCCAAAGaatcaaaacaacaataatctagaaataatgataatagtgTATTTTTCTTATTCAGACTTGGATGCCCCTTCTCTCTCAATGAGAATTCTATTTATAGGTCAATGATCTCCTCTGATGCTCTTTCCGTTGTGTATTTGTAACAGCAATCACTAATTGGTGAATTGATGACTGTCATTTAATCTCATTGATTCGGTCCGTTAATATCCGTTTGAGCTATTactgaattaattctatttaatgcgCAATAAAGAAGATCTTTATCTGTTGTT contains these protein-coding regions:
- the LOC132066002 gene encoding uncharacterized protein LOC132066002; translated protein: MPSGLKNAGATYQRLVNTMFKDQLGKTMEVYIDDMVVKSERAEDHLIHLKEAFAILRQFNMKLNPEKCAFGVSSGKFLGFMVSKGVSKCGSNVREDEGKQSPICYVSKTLLDAETRYPHLEKLALALIQAARKLRQYFQSHPIVVVTTFPLRSILHRPELSGRLAKWAIDLSEFDISYQPRNAIKSQILADFVADFSSKLYLKAEKETVTNSGSSPGIWTLYTDGASNESVSGLGLVLKVPSGEIVGQSIKCPKITNNEAEYVAVVAGLKLALEYRAESIKVHCDSQLVVNQGLEQVPRESNTEACGLAKLASAADLAEPGSRSVIHLLHPISSEIEIRATRSTHDWRNKILDYLQQGTLPSDKKEARKLRVKASRYCLVYGELYRRTFGGPLAKRLGLAETEPAMQQVHSGYCGNHSGGRSLARSLLRAGYYWNTIGKDSQSFVRRCKECQAYASAIHQPEEPLHSVITSWTFMKWGLDIMGPFPEAKGKVKFK